CCCTCCCCTTGCCAGGGGAGGGAGTAAGAGAGAGGTGCGTTCTTGTTCCTCCCCCTGGCAAGGGGGAGGTTAGGTGGGGGTCAATTCTGCGAAGCAGAATCTGGGCTATGCGTGAAATACGAAAAAGTGCTTACGGGCAAGCGTTGGGGGTGAAACCATGATTGAGTACCGTCTCGGCGATTTATTTAAATCAAGCCGTAAAAAAGGATGGAATGGACTGCCTTTATTCTCTGTTACCCTCAATGATGGGCTTGTTATCAGAAGCGAATTAGATCGGCGTACAGAAACAAATCTTGATTCAGATGAGCATCTGCTAGTGCAGAAAGGTTACATTGCCTACAACATGGTGCGGGTATGGAAAGGTGCACTCGGTCGAGCAAGTTGTGATGGAATGGTGAGTCCTGCATATGTTGTATTGAAGCCAACCCAAAATGCTGATTCACTCTATGCTGAGTATTTATTTAAAACTCCAAGAATAATTTATTTGTTTTGGGCATATTCTTATGGCTTAACGAAAGATAGACTGCGGCTTTATTATAACGATTTCGCCCGTGTTTCAGTTAAATTCCCACCTCCCACCGAACAACTGCTTGCCAGCAGTCAGCAGCAGAAAAAAGCCCTGATGCAGCAATTGCTGATGGGGAAAAAACGGTTGAAGGGGTTTGAGGGAGAGTGGAGAACTCACGATCTTTCAGAAATCGCAATTATTACTATGGGATCATCACCAAAATCCGAAGCATACAATGATTTGGGCATGGGATTGCCATTAATTCAAGGAAATGCTGATGTAAAAAATAGAAAATCAGTTCCTCGTGTTTTTACTTCTGAAATCACAAAAGAATGTCGCATAGGTGATATTCTTCTCAGTGTTAGAGCACCTGTCGGCACAATTGCATTGTCAAAACATAACGCTTGTATTGGACGTGGCATAGCAAGTATTAGAGCCATTCTCGGTGTTAGTCAAGATTACCTCTATCATTGGTTGTTTTGGTTTGAACCGATGTGGGTATCGTTATCACGGGGCAGCACTTTTGAATCAATTAACAGTGATGACATTAAAAAGTTAAAAATGAAACTTCCCGCTTTTGAAGAACAGCAGGCAATTGCGGCGGTGCTTTCAGCGGCTGATCGTGAAATTGAGCTTTTGCAGCAAAAGCTTGAGGGTTTGAAGCAGGAGAAGAAAGCCTTGATGCAGCAGTTGTTGACGGGGAAACGGCGGGTGAAAGCATGAAGAAAGACTCCACCCCAACCCTCCCCTTGCCAGGGGAGGGAGCAAGAACCCCACACACTCCTCTTACCTCCTCCCCCTGGCAAGGGGGAGGCCGGGAGGGGGTCTCTTCACAAGTGGCAGATATGGAATGGGTCAACTCCTACACCCAACCCTCCAGCCTCCACAATCACCCCCAATACAAAGAACGTCGTCAAGAGCTGCGCAGCCAACCCACGCCCGCCGAACACCACCTATGGCAACGCCTCCGCAAAAACCAGCTAGGCGTAAAATTCCGCCGTCAACACGGTATACACCACTACATTGTTGATTTTTACTGCCCAGAACGCGCCCTAGTCATTGAAGTCGATGGCGAAATCCACACCAACGAAGATGCCCGCCAATACGACCAAGAACGTGACAACCTGCTGAAAAGCTGCGGTCTGCAAGTCCTCCGCTTCACCAACCACCAAGTCCTACACGACACCCCAACCACCCTAACCCAAATCCAACGTAATTGCTCACACTCCCACTGCTTGCGGCAAGGGCGGGAGGGTAAGGTTCGCACGCGCAGCGGCAATCACACTGGCAAGATAAGCGAGCGCGGACTGCCCACGCTTGCGGCAAGTGCCGCTGATACTGGCCAGCAGGGCAAAGGCACGACTCCCCGTGGCGCTTTTGGTCCCATGGTTGGTTTTGCGCAGGATCACCCAATGGCGCAGCGCCCGCTCCGCCTCATTATTGGTCAAAGGAAGCCATGGATGGTCAAGGATGCGGAAGATGGCTTCCCAATCGTTGATGAATTCCTTCGCCAACGCCGCCGTCTTGTCATGGGCGGATTCGGCCTGGGTTAGGCACCGTGCCCTGAATTCTGCCAGTTTTGCCTGGTGGCGTTGGCGGATCACCCCGGTTGCGGTTCCCGGCGTGCCGTCTGCTTCCCGCCAAGCGTCAATGTCGGCCTGTAACGTACCCAACCAAGCCAGCGTGAAGTGGCCGAATGCCCGGCCATCCTGGTCCAGCGATTCCGCCAGCCCGCGGGCCTTACGGATCAGGTGCGCCCAGCAGCGCAGCCGTTTGGGGTGATGGCGGTAGGCGGTATAGCCATCGCTCATCAGCCAGCCGCCAAAGTGTCCGCCAATCACGTTGTCCAGCATCTCGATGGTGCGTTGCCCCACGTAAAAGCAGACGCTGAGAGTGGTGACAAACGTCCACAACCACAGGGCTTCGCCGCGCTCCTTCCAGGAGGTTTCATCCACATACAGTACCCCGCCATTGGCAGTGGCTTCCGCCAGCAGGTCTTCCACCAGGGCGTCTTCCAGGGGGATCGCGCTGGCGGCGGCTTCCTCGAAGCATTGCTGCAACACCCCGGTGCTCAGGGGGATGCCCAACACCTCCCGCAACAGTTCCTGCGTCAGCCGCAGCGACAAGCGCGAACGTAGCCGCAGGTGGACAATCAGCGCCGCCAGGTTGGCTCCGATCAGCCGCCATTCGCCCACTTCAACCCCAGGGTACAAACACGGGTCGGGGACTGCCCGGTGCGGGACATGGCGGCTACCGTGGCCGCAAGTGCAGGTGTTTTCGTACAGGTGATGGCGGGTGGTGATGACCGTCAGGCCGGGCTGTTCGGCGCTGCCAAAACGGATGTCCACACTGTCGTAGGCGCTGTAAACCCGGCAAGTGGCAGCCTCCAGTGGCCTGCCGCAGGCTTCGCAGTGGCTGGGGCAATGGTGTTCATCGGCATCCACCGGTGGATGCCAAACCCGCCCGTAACCCGGCGCTCCCGGCTGTTTGCCAGCCTTGCGTTTGGCCTTTGCCGCTGGCTTTGTGCTTGCCATGATTGCCGGGGACAGCCCCTCGTCTATCCTGGCCGTCGGTGCTTGGGGTTCAGGTTGTGCAGTGGCTGACGGTGGGCCTTCCCATGGGAAACGACTGCTGGGCGGACGGGATGAGTTGCTGGGATTCTGGTTGAGCTGTTCCCGCGTAAGCGCCGTTAAATCGCCCTACTTGCCCTTGTCAAAAAAAGGGACTTTTTTCGCACATTTCTCCAGCGGCACATTCCATGGCAGGAGGGCCTCCCATTTTTCCAGGGTGTCGGCCTGGGCGATATGCTCCAGCAGATAGCGGATATAGGCATACGGTTCGAGGCCGTTGGCCTTGGCGGTTTCAATCAGGGAATAACAGGCGGCGCTGGCGCGCGCGCCATGCGGGGTGTCGGCAAACAGCCAGGCTTTGCGGCCCACGGCAAAGGGACGGATGGCGTTCTCCGCCAGCACATTGCTGATATGCAGGTCGCCGCGTTGGCAGTAGCCACTCAGGTATTCCCACTGGTTGAGGCAGTATTCCATCGCCTTGCGGGTGAGGCCGCCTTTCATCACCTTGCCGACCTGCGTTTCCAGCCAGGTTTTCAGTTCGTTGAGCAGGGGCACGCTCAACTGCTGGCGCAGGCGGTATTTCTCCGCCGTGTCCAGGCCCTTGATGTTGTCCTCGATGCGGTAGAGCCTGCGGATCATGCCCAGGGCAATATCCGCCAGGGTGGGTTTGCCACGGGCCTGTTTGCCGCCCGCCGCCTTGACGGCCTCCACGAACTTGCGGCGGGCATGGTCCCAGCAGCCAATGCGGGTGATGGCGTTGTTGCGGCACACGGCGGCGTAACCGGAATAGCCGTCGGCCTGGAAAATGCCGTGGAAGTCCATCAGTAGGCGTTCGGGGACGCTCCCCGCCCGGCTGGGGTCGTATTCAAACAAGACCGCCACCTGGTTCGGCGGGCCGCCCCGCACCACCCACATCCATTTGTCGGCCTGGGCGGTTTTGCCGTCCTCCTTCAGCACCTGGATGCGGGTTTCATCGCCTTGCAGGTAAGCGCCGCTGTTCTGGGTTTCGCGCAGCAGGTTGAGCAGGGGTTTGAAGCTGTCCTCCAGACGGATGATCCAGTGGGCCATGCTGCTGCGGCTGAGTTCCGCGCCGTGGCGTTTGAAAATGCCCTCCAGGCGGTACAGGGGCAGGCCATCGGCGTATTTGGCGATGATGACCTGCGTCAGCAGGTTGAGGCTGGCATGGCAT
The sequence above is drawn from the Thiothrix nivea DSM 5205 genome and encodes:
- the tnpC gene encoding IS66 family transposase; the encoded protein is MASTKPAAKAKRKAGKQPGAPGYGRVWHPPVDADEHHCPSHCEACGRPLEAATCRVYSAYDSVDIRFGSAEQPGLTVITTRHHLYENTCTCGHGSRHVPHRAVPDPCLYPGVEVGEWRLIGANLAALIVHLRLRSRLSLRLTQELLREVLGIPLSTGVLQQCFEEAAASAIPLEDALVEDLLAEATANGGVLYVDETSWKERGEALWLWTFVTTLSVCFYVGQRTIEMLDNVIGGHFGGWLMSDGYTAYRHHPKRLRCWAHLIRKARGLAESLDQDGRAFGHFTLAWLGTLQADIDAWREADGTPGTATGVIRQRHQAKLAEFRARCLTQAESAHDKTAALAKEFINDWEAIFRILDHPWLPLTNNEAERALRHWVILRKTNHGTKSATGSRAFALLASISGTCRKRGQSALAYLASVIAAARANLTLPPLPQAVGV
- the tnpC gene encoding IS66 family transposase; the protein is MDLAPPPAPKTTSHSDLDAARLRQLLAQQEAEFAAVLKQRDHHIQLLEEMLRLAKIQRFSAQSEKLPFQIDLFDEAELATALEDIAGRLPEAEPARPRPSQRQRGFPPGLKRQRVELLLGDAEKAGATRTFFTKVKEELDYIPAQLVVLEYWQEKAVFAAGASQDPAPATADGGPTLVAAARPPHPLGKCHASLNLLTQVIIAKYADGLPLYRLEGIFKRHGAELSRSSMAHWIIRLEDSFKPLLNLLRETQNSGAYLQGDETRIQVLKEDGKTAQADKWMWVVRGGPPNQVAVLFEYDPSRAGSVPERLLMDFHGIFQADGYSGYAAVCRNNAITRIGCWDHARRKFVEAVKAAGGKQARGKPTLADIALGMIRRLYRIEDNIKGLDTAEKYRLRQQLSVPLLNELKTWLETQVGKVMKGGLTRKAMEYCLNQWEYLSGYCQRGDLHISNVLAENAIRPFAVGRKAWLFADTPHGARASAACYSLIETAKANGLEPYAYIRYLLEHIAQADTLEKWEALLPWNVPLEKCAKKVPFFDKGK
- a CDS encoding restriction endonuclease subunit S — encoded protein: MIEYRLGDLFKSSRKKGWNGLPLFSVTLNDGLVIRSELDRRTETNLDSDEHLLVQKGYIAYNMVRVWKGALGRASCDGMVSPAYVVLKPTQNADSLYAEYLFKTPRIIYLFWAYSYGLTKDRLRLYYNDFARVSVKFPPPTEQLLASSQQQKKALMQQLLMGKKRLKGFEGEWRTHDLSEIAIITMGSSPKSEAYNDLGMGLPLIQGNADVKNRKSVPRVFTSEITKECRIGDILLSVRAPVGTIALSKHNACIGRGIASIRAILGVSQDYLYHWLFWFEPMWVSLSRGSTFESINSDDIKKLKMKLPAFEEQQAIAAVLSAADREIELLQQKLEGLKQEKKALMQQLLTGKRRVKA